In the genome of Pseudomonadota bacterium, one region contains:
- a CDS encoding GspH/FimT family pseudopilin, which translates to MIPSAKDRGGSVFPLPPGKGVYSGEGFSLFEMLVVLMILAVMAAMATPAVGRLADNLKFRSQTREISSILRYARLQAISRGGELRVTLDEGEECIFKLSGAVRETRECGLEEDDVLIMEPEEILFFPEGTATPALITFEKGERVKKIRVDLLTAMPITVR; encoded by the coding sequence ATGATTCCCTCCGCAAAAGATCGGGGTGGTTCTGTTTTCCCCTTGCCCCCGGGAAAGGGTGTCTATTCCGGAGAGGGCTTTTCGCTGTTTGAAATGCTGGTGGTGCTGATGATCCTCGCGGTGATGGCGGCAATGGCCACTCCCGCCGTCGGCAGACTTGCCGACAATCTCAAGTTCCGCAGCCAGACCAGGGAAATCAGCAGCATTCTCCGCTATGCAAGATTGCAGGCGATTTCCAGGGGCGGAGAGCTGCGGGTGACCCTGGATGAAGGCGAGGAATGCATTTTCAAGCTGAGCGGCGCGGTCCGGGAGACCCGGGAATGCGGTCTCGAGGAAGATGATGTGCTGATTATGGAACCCGAAGAGATCCTGTTCTTTCCAGAAGGGACGGCCACGCCGGCCCTCATCACCTTCGAGAAGGGTGAACGGGTGAAAAAGATCCGAGTTGATCTGTTGACGGCCATGCCGATTACCGTGCGATGA
- a CDS encoding prepilin-type N-terminal cleavage/methylation domain-containing protein, whose translation MKLVCGRSSTGNMAGFTIMEVLVAVTILGMAYLVILQSFSLSMQNIGRIDRSGSSRFEAMLEMEKHFLDITSDEEGEEAEGEIFVEDDSLKVIQFTDRQGLLFSLKLEKK comes from the coding sequence ATGAAACTGGTCTGCGGCAGGAGCAGCACAGGGAACATGGCCGGCTTCACCATTATGGAGGTCCTGGTCGCGGTGACCATTCTCGGCATGGCCTACCTGGTGATCCTGCAGAGTTTTTCTCTTTCGATGCAGAATATCGGCCGGATCGACCGCAGCGGCAGCAGCAGGTTTGAGGCGATGCTCGAAATGGAGAAGCATTTTCTGGATATTACTTCGGATGAAGAGGGTGAAGAGGCGGAGGGTGAGATCTTTGTAGAAGACGATTCGCTCAAGGTCATCCAGTTCACCGACCGGCAGGGGCTTCTTTTTTCCCTGAAGCTGGAGAAAAAATAA
- a CDS encoding prepilin-type N-terminal cleavage/methylation domain-containing protein, with amino-acid sequence MNKEDCRVSCAWRLFGKGASFRSRPKSGDRVGRGETLRRMTTGRAGFTLFELLIAMFMMVLVSTMLYSILNAGISFSGKGEERIISGERDRAFLELLHRQIHGTWFGSGERKLKILVEEDTMRLVTTSPLLNRDVPMVMAFYYYDRGAGNLYYSERVDFYNPEYFEDYDPDLQEMFVLLEDLADFAIEYDEKEGIVSVSYGGQLYEFVPRCWSEEVAGS; translated from the coding sequence ATGAATAAAGAGGATTGCCGGGTCTCCTGCGCCTGGAGGTTGTTCGGAAAAGGGGCAAGTTTCCGTTCCCGGCCGAAATCGGGAGATAGAGTCGGACGGGGTGAGACATTGCGGCGCATGACAACCGGAAGAGCCGGGTTCACCCTCTTCGAGCTCTTGATTGCGATGTTCATGATGGTCCTTGTTTCAACGATGCTCTATTCGATCCTGAATGCCGGGATTTCCTTTTCCGGTAAAGGAGAGGAGAGGATCATCAGCGGGGAAAGGGACCGGGCTTTCCTGGAACTTCTCCATCGCCAGATCCATGGCACCTGGTTCGGTTCTGGGGAACGAAAACTGAAAATTTTGGTGGAAGAAGACACCATGCGGCTGGTTACCACCAGCCCCCTGTTGAACAGGGATGTGCCGATGGTGATGGCATTTTATTATTATGACCGGGGGGCGGGCAACCTCTACTATTCGGAACGGGTTGATTTTTACAATCCTGAATATTTTGAGGATTACGATCCCGACCTGCAGGAAATGTTTGTGCTGCTTGAGGATCTTGCTGATTTTGCCATTGAGTACGACGAGAAGGAAGGAATCGTGAGTGTCAGTTACGGCGGGCAGCTTTATGAATTTGTCCCCAGATGCTGGAGTGAAGAGGTGGCGGGCTCATGA
- a CDS encoding type II secretion system F family protein, with the protein MPLFSYIAVDSGNTIKKGTLDEVNSEAVADRLMRSGLRPLEIKRSFESGKTGKAFSLNRFKTEKVTRNDIDFFTKQVSLLLSAGLSLDSALRTIKQHSHKTAFRDFAGDVERKLKEGKSFSESLAEYPEHFSPMYVNIVRAGEEGGILPAMLSRISEYQATFNELKQYIVSASIYPLFLLIVGFVAVMILITAILPRFEILFAGVGQELPLHVQIMIDSAKVISDNIFICLIIIIGLPFAFFRYLKSEQGKMAFDRFAIKVPVISSFVKDLETTRIFRTLEVLVNNGVHLSTALKISSGVAGNTEFQRLLQRATAALKEGQQVGLKLKGAGLLPDLAGDLLAIGEESGRVGQVCGQIADHYEEGLRLKTKRIIALIEPLFILTIALVAGYVVISMLSVILSINEISG; encoded by the coding sequence ATGCCACTGTTCAGCTATATAGCCGTTGATTCCGGGAACACCATCAAGAAGGGAACTCTCGATGAAGTGAACAGCGAAGCGGTTGCCGACAGGCTCATGCGTTCCGGTCTGCGGCCCCTGGAGATCAAGAGATCTTTTGAAAGCGGAAAAACGGGCAAGGCCTTCTCGCTCAATCGTTTCAAAACGGAGAAGGTCACCAGGAACGACATCGATTTTTTCACCAAGCAGGTTTCGTTGTTATTAAGCGCAGGGCTCTCGCTGGACAGCGCCCTGCGGACCATAAAACAGCACAGTCACAAGACTGCGTTCCGTGATTTTGCCGGGGACGTGGAGCGGAAACTGAAAGAGGGGAAATCGTTCTCCGAATCTCTTGCCGAATATCCCGAGCATTTCTCGCCGATGTATGTGAACATCGTCCGGGCAGGTGAAGAGGGCGGGATTCTGCCGGCAATGCTGTCCCGGATTTCCGAGTATCAGGCCACCTTCAATGAACTGAAACAGTATATCGTCTCCGCCTCAATTTATCCCCTCTTCCTTCTGATCGTCGGGTTTGTTGCGGTAATGATTCTGATCACCGCCATTCTGCCGAGGTTTGAGATTCTTTTTGCCGGGGTCGGCCAGGAGCTGCCGCTTCACGTTCAGATCATGATTGATTCGGCCAAGGTGATCAGTGATAACATCTTCATCTGCCTCATCATCATTATCGGTCTGCCCTTTGCTTTTTTCCGGTACCTGAAAAGCGAACAGGGGAAAATGGCTTTTGACCGGTTTGCGATCAAGGTGCCGGTGATCTCTTCGTTCGTCAAGGATCTTGAAACAACGAGGATCTTCCGGACCCTGGAGGTGCTCGTCAATAACGGGGTTCATCTCTCCACTGCCTTGAAAATAAGCAGCGGTGTCGCCGGCAACACCGAGTTTCAGCGTCTGCTGCAGCGGGCCACCGCCGCTCTGAAAGAAGGTCAGCAGGTGGGCCTTAAATTGAAAGGAGCCGGTCTGCTCCCTGATCTGGCGGGCGACCTGCTCGCCATCGGCGAGGAGTCGGGCCGGGTGGGCCAGGTGTGCGGCCAGATCGCCGACCATTATGAAGAAGGATTGCGCCTGAAGACCAAACGGATCATCGCCCTGATCGAGCCGCTGTTTATTCTGACCATCGCCCTGGTCGCCGGGTATGTGGTGATCTCAATGCTTTCCGTGATCCTCAGTATTAACGAAATATCAGGATGA
- a CDS encoding general secretion pathway protein GspK — protein MARCKPTGNTGFVLLVVIVVMLLISFLALQLIFQVRTELKIAGNRAAHFSERMLAEGGVSLALFRLNAKLDLDTEELLGGPFSFGKIYESVFPAGKIEYYAVSESGKIDLNSGSMVPLMLFLEHLGLDEDERAVVADSLLDWRDGDDLYRVNGAERDYYEELPRPYVPRNAKIEDPGEFFLIRGTERLRGMFDPYEVFTTHGAQGKINFNSLTPAMLDFLTAGNQEDKDLYWELRQDIRTLSGAHAQQVLGSERYAMFNNILVYNVPNNPYYSIVARGLAGFTSEEGAADEVIDEGLAGEGQKKKRGGRVRVLVSSNGGRIRYLSWRVYYS, from the coding sequence ATGGCCCGGTGTAAGCCCACAGGGAATACAGGCTTTGTCCTGCTGGTGGTCATTGTGGTCATGCTCCTGATCAGCTTTCTCGCCTTACAGCTGATCTTCCAGGTCCGGACCGAGCTTAAGATCGCCGGCAACCGTGCGGCGCATTTCAGTGAACGGATGCTGGCGGAGGGTGGGGTGAGCCTCGCCCTGTTCAGGCTGAACGCCAAACTTGACCTCGACACCGAGGAGCTTCTGGGCGGGCCGTTCAGTTTCGGAAAAATCTATGAATCTGTTTTTCCGGCGGGCAAAATAGAGTACTATGCGGTGAGCGAATCCGGGAAGATCGACCTGAACTCCGGTTCGATGGTTCCGCTGATGCTTTTTCTGGAGCATCTCGGTCTAGACGAGGATGAGCGGGCGGTGGTTGCGGACTCTCTGCTGGACTGGCGCGATGGTGATGATCTTTACCGGGTAAACGGCGCCGAAAGGGATTACTATGAGGAGCTGCCCAGACCGTATGTTCCCCGGAACGCCAAAATCGAAGATCCGGGAGAGTTTTTTCTGATCAGGGGAACGGAAAGGCTGCGCGGGATGTTTGATCCGTATGAGGTGTTTACGACCCATGGCGCGCAGGGGAAAATCAACTTCAACAGCCTCACTCCGGCCATGCTCGATTTTCTGACGGCCGGCAACCAGGAAGACAAGGATCTTTACTGGGAGTTACGGCAGGACATCCGCACCCTTTCGGGCGCCCATGCCCAGCAGGTGCTTGGGAGTGAAAGATATGCGATGTTCAATAACATCCTGGTTTATAATGTCCCCAACAATCCTTATTATTCGATAGTGGCCAGGGGGCTTGCCGGGTTCACGTCCGAAGAGGGCGCCGCTGATGAGGTAATAGATGAGGGCTTGGCCGGGGAAGGGCAGAAGAAAAAAAGAGGGGGCAGGGTCAGGGTTCTGGTCAGCAGCAATGGGGGCAGGATTCGCTACCTGTCCTGGAGGGTATATTATTCATGA
- the tadA gene encoding Flp pilus assembly complex ATPase component TadA, whose amino-acid sequence MNNMVYYGEYKRVGEMLVNYGKLEQVQLDRALSHQANVSSRIGEILITLGFVSEEDLVEVLGEQLSLSMYEPDPEDVFLPVDISELFHREHPFAMISRGEEGQTILLVSNPLDGDLFAAMGVLTTRDYVVQLTLESNLKNIMAEHYGLEHETVVGNNMFVDESDIDRLKDMASEAPVIKYVNGIIDTAVSRKASDIHLEPHEEGLQVRLRIDGILQDYDIPPHSMIAAIISRIKLMAALDIAERRLPQDGKIGMRISGKEIDLRVSTLPTVHGEGIVIRILEKGSAILNLEFLGMQADTEKKFRNLLKIQDGIILVTGPTGSGKTTTLYCALNQISNESNKIITIEDPVEYQLKGINQIQVRPEINLTFAKGLRSIVRQDPDVIMIGEIRDLETAEIAVQSSLTGHLVFSTLHTNDALSAVVRMVDLGVERFLLVSSLRGVMAQRLVRRICEHCKEKRGLASEALGYMPGGEDFYLFEGRGCKKCGNSGFTGRVGLYEFLVIDDALSRGISHGADLVELKKIAADGGFRTMYDDGLEKVRDGVTSLAEVVRVTGK is encoded by the coding sequence TGCAGCTCGACCGGGCCCTTTCTCACCAGGCGAATGTGTCAAGCAGGATCGGTGAGATCCTGATCACCCTGGGGTTTGTCAGTGAGGAAGATCTGGTCGAGGTCCTCGGTGAGCAGCTCTCCCTGTCGATGTATGAGCCCGATCCGGAAGATGTGTTCCTGCCCGTTGATATCTCTGAACTCTTTCACCGGGAGCATCCTTTTGCCATGATCAGCCGGGGAGAAGAGGGGCAGACGATCCTGCTGGTCTCCAATCCTCTGGATGGCGACCTTTTCGCCGCCATGGGTGTTCTCACCACCAGGGATTATGTGGTCCAGCTGACCCTGGAATCAAATCTGAAAAACATCATGGCCGAACATTACGGGCTGGAACATGAAACCGTGGTCGGCAACAATATGTTTGTGGATGAGTCCGACATCGACCGGTTGAAGGATATGGCCTCCGAGGCCCCGGTTATCAAGTATGTGAACGGTATCATCGATACTGCGGTCAGCCGGAAGGCGAGCGATATTCATCTCGAGCCGCATGAGGAAGGGCTGCAGGTCCGGTTGCGGATCGATGGAATCTTGCAGGATTATGACATCCCTCCCCATTCGATGATTGCGGCGATCATCTCCCGTATCAAACTGATGGCGGCTCTGGATATTGCTGAACGCCGACTTCCGCAGGACGGCAAGATCGGGATGAGGATCTCCGGCAAGGAGATTGATCTCCGGGTTTCGACTCTGCCCACCGTGCATGGCGAGGGGATCGTCATCCGTATCCTTGAAAAGGGTTCGGCAATCCTCAATCTCGAATTTCTGGGGATGCAGGCGGATACCGAGAAGAAATTTCGTAATCTTCTCAAAATCCAGGACGGGATTATTCTCGTGACCGGTCCCACCGGGAGCGGGAAAACAACCACCCTTTATTGCGCCCTGAACCAGATCAGCAACGAAAGCAACAAGATCATCACCATTGAAGATCCGGTTGAGTATCAGCTGAAAGGCATCAACCAGATCCAGGTCAGGCCGGAGATCAACCTGACCTTTGCCAAGGGGCTGCGCTCCATTGTCCGGCAGGACCCGGACGTCATCATGATTGGTGAAATCAGGGACCTGGAAACCGCCGAAATCGCCGTCCAGTCATCCCTGACCGGACATCTGGTGTTCAGCACCCTCCACACCAACGATGCCCTGTCCGCCGTGGTGCGGATGGTCGATCTCGGGGTGGAAAGATTTCTGCTGGTTTCGTCCTTGCGCGGGGTCATGGCGCAACGTCTGGTGCGGCGGATCTGCGAACACTGCAAGGAGAAAAGGGGGCTTGCCTCGGAGGCGCTCGGGTACATGCCCGGAGGTGAGGACTTCTATCTCTTCGAAGGGCGCGGCTGCAAGAAATGCGGCAACAGCGGCTTTACCGGCCGGGTTGGGCTCTATGAGTTTCTGGTGATCGACGATGCCCTGTCCCGGGGGATTTCCCATGGCGCGGATCTGGTGGAACTTAAAAAAATCGCGGCCGATGGCGGTTTCAGGACCATGTACGATGACGGATTGGAAAAAGTGCGGGATGGCGTCACTTCTCTCGCCGAAGTTGTCAGGGTCACCGGGAAATAG